ATTGCCGTTGTTGTCCAGCACCAGCGTCATCTGCGGCGTTGTCACTGCCAGCGTGTTGTTATCAGCGCTCACCACCCAGTTGTTACGGCGGGTAGGGGAGAAGAGATCTTCGCCCTGCGAATATTCATAGGCTGGCGTGCGCACGTGCAACAGACGCTGCATCAGGGTCGTCATCACGTCCTGATGATCGGTCAGTTTCGTCACGCGCTGCGCAGGCGTGCCAGGCCAGTGAATAACCAGCGGCACCTGAATGCGTGAGCGATCCCAGCCGAAGCTCTCCTGCTGCTGGCCTAACGGAATGCCGCGGCCTGCGGTGATAATCACAACGGTATTGTCCAGCTTGCCACTCGCTTTCAGTGCCGCCAGCACGCGGTCAATCTGCGCGTCTACATTCCCGGCTGCGCGGGCGTAGCGGCGCGTAAAGGCCGCCTGCTGGGTGTCTTCATCAATACTGGTGCCATTGAAGGAGACCCATGAGAACCAGCGGTTATCTTCCGAGGAGTACTTATTCAGCCAGCTAATCCACTGCGAGGCGGTCTGGTCATCGCTCTGCGGCTGCGCCGAAGGAAGCGAGAAGTCGGACAGCAGCGCCTGACGATACAGCGAACTGCTGAAACCATCTGACGCGAACAGGCCTAACTGATAACCCTGCTGATTCAGCGCGGTGATCAGCGCCGCCGGAATACGGGCGGCCAGCACCCCATCCATATAGCCCGGCGAAATCCCGTAGAACAGGCCGAAAATGCCGTTATCCGACAGATTCCCGGAGCTGAAATGCTGCGTGAAATTCACGTTGTCGCGCGCGAACTGCGCCAGCGACGGCATCTGTTTTTCAAAGCGCGAGTAGTTAAGCCCATCGACCGTAATTAGCAGCACATTATGGCCGGAGCCCATATCGCTGTAACGCAGATCGCTCAGCGGATATTGCACGCTCACCGCCTCCGGATCGCCCTGCTCCACCAGCCGGCGCTGATACTCCTGCGCATCCAGCAGACCATGTTTTTCCAGGAAGCGGCGCGCCGTCATCGGGTAAGAGAGCGGCAGGTTCGCGCGCTGCATCGTGACCGGACGATAGAAATTCGCGTCGGCCCAGATATACATCACATGTGTGGTCACAAATGAGGCGAAAAAGAGTGCCGCCACGGGGCGCGCGTAGCGGCGGCGGCGCGTCAGGCTGCGCAGCTTCTGCCAGCTCCAGGTGGCGAACAGCATCTCGATAAGCAAAATCACCGGCACCGCGATAAACATCAGCTGCCAGTCGCGGGCCATTTCGCTTTGATCGGGGTTAATCACCACCTGCCAGACCACCGGGTTAATGTGCAGGTGGAAGCGGGTAAAGACTTCACTGTCGACCAGCAGCAGCGTCATGCCGACGGTCGCGAGAATCGCCGACAGGAATCGCATCAGCCGCTGCGACATCACGATAAACGTGAGCGGGAACAGGATCAGCAGATACGCGGCAAACACCAGAAAGCTAAAGTGGCCCACCAGACTCACGTAAGAGTAAATCCGGCCCGTCAGGGTCGTGGGCCAGTCGGCGATAAACAGATAGCGGCTACCGAGGACAATGGAGAAGAGAATATTGAACAGGGCGAACCAGTGCCCCCAGCTGATCATCTGGGAGACTTTTTCGCGGTAGCGCTGACGGTTAGTCACCATAGCTTTTTAACGTTCTTCCTTAATGCGCGTTATCGTCGCGAATGGAGGACTGCAACGCCTCCGCGAAGGAGCGCGCCAGCGTCTTGCGCTGCGCGGGAGCCACGCTGTTATTGATAACATTGGTGACCATATTCCCAAGTACCATCAGGGAAAGGTCGGTTGGCGCCTTGTGCTTTGACAGCACGCTCGCCAGTTCAGTCAGTAATTCTTCAACGCGTTCGTCACTATAGCGGGATAGTTGTGGCATAAATCAACATCAGTTTGTTCAGGAAAGTCCAATATCTTACCGTAGCAGTGGCTTTATTTCCGCTTTTTTATCAGCGGTTGCGCAGGACGGCAGGCAGTGGTTGAATACGCCCCTGCCCAACAGGAGAGTTTATCATGAGTCTGGATATCAACCAGATTGCCTTACATCAGTTAATTAAGCGCGATGAGCAGAATCTGGAGCTTATCCTGCGCGACTCGCTGCTTGAACCTGGCAATACGGTCACGGAAATGATGGCCGAGCTGCATCGCGTCTACAGCGCGAAAAGCAAAGCCTACGGCCTTTTTAACGAAGAAAGCGAGCTTGCCGAGGCGCTGCGCCAGTGCCGCCGCGGCGATGAGGATTTCCTGGCGTTCAGCCGCGCGGCCACCGGCCGTCTGCGTGACGAGCTTGCGAAATACCCGTTCGCGGATGGCGGCATCGTGCTGTTTTGTCACTATCGTTATCTCGCGGTCGAATACCTGCTGGTGGCGGTGCTGAACAACTTAAGCAGCATGCGCGTTAACGAGCAGCTGGACATCAGCACCACGCACTATCTGGATATCAACCACGCTGATATCGTTGCGCGCATCGATCTGACCGAATGGGAAACCAACCCGGAATCGACCCGCTACTTAACCTTTCTGAAAGGCCGGGTAGGGCGCAAGGTCGCCGATTTCTTTATGGATTTTCTGGGCGCGAGCGTGGGGCTCGATACGAAAGCGCAGAACCGCGGGCTGTTGCAGGCGCTGGATGATTTCACCGCCGAGGCGCAGCTCGATAAAGCCGAGCGCCAGAACGTGCGCGCGCAGGTCTACAGCTACTGCAATGAGCAGTTGCAGGCGGGCGAAGAGATTGCGCTGTCTGAGCTTTCCAAAGAGCTGCCGAATTTTGGCGAGAAAAGCTTCCAGGAGTTTACGGCGGAGCAGGGCTACGAGCTGGAAGAGACGTTCCCGGCGGATCGCAGCACGCTGCGTCAGCTGACCAAATACGCCGGCAGCGGCGGCGGGCTTACGATTAACTTCGACGCCATG
The genomic region above belongs to Cronobacter malonaticus LMG 23826 and contains:
- the yejK gene encoding nucleoid-associated protein YejK; the protein is MSLDINQIALHQLIKRDEQNLELILRDSLLEPGNTVTEMMAELHRVYSAKSKAYGLFNEESELAEALRQCRRGDEDFLAFSRAATGRLRDELAKYPFADGGIVLFCHYRYLAVEYLLVAVLNNLSSMRVNEQLDISTTHYLDINHADIVARIDLTEWETNPESTRYLTFLKGRVGRKVADFFMDFLGASVGLDTKAQNRGLLQALDDFTAEAQLDKAERQNVRAQVYSYCNEQLQAGEEIALSELSKELPNFGEKSFQEFTAEQGYELEETFPADRSTLRQLTKYAGSGGGLTINFDAMLLGERIFWDPATDTLTIKGTPPNLRDQLQRRTSGK
- the yejM gene encoding LPS biosynthesis-modulating metalloenzyme YejM — its product is MVTNRQRYREKVSQMISWGHWFALFNILFSIVLGSRYLFIADWPTTLTGRIYSYVSLVGHFSFLVFAAYLLILFPLTFIVMSQRLMRFLSAILATVGMTLLLVDSEVFTRFHLHINPVVWQVVINPDQSEMARDWQLMFIAVPVILLIEMLFATWSWQKLRSLTRRRRYARPVAALFFASFVTTHVMYIWADANFYRPVTMQRANLPLSYPMTARRFLEKHGLLDAQEYQRRLVEQGDPEAVSVQYPLSDLRYSDMGSGHNVLLITVDGLNYSRFEKQMPSLAQFARDNVNFTQHFSSGNLSDNGIFGLFYGISPGYMDGVLAARIPAALITALNQQGYQLGLFASDGFSSSLYRQALLSDFSLPSAQPQSDDQTASQWISWLNKYSSEDNRWFSWVSFNGTSIDEDTQQAAFTRRYARAAGNVDAQIDRVLAALKASGKLDNTVVIITAGRGIPLGQQQESFGWDRSRIQVPLVIHWPGTPAQRVTKLTDHQDVMTTLMQRLLHVRTPAYEYSQGEDLFSPTRRNNWVVSADNNTLAVTTPQMTLVLDNNGNYRMYDLRGDRMKDDKPQLSLLLQVLTDEKRFIAN
- a CDS encoding YejL family protein, which encodes MPQLSRYSDERVEELLTELASVLSKHKAPTDLSLMVLGNMVTNVINNSVAPAQRKTLARSFAEALQSSIRDDNAH